A window from Candidatus Effluviviaceae Genus V sp. encodes these proteins:
- the rodA gene encoding rod shape-determining protein RodA, with the protein MDRRRLRDFDWGLFLVTVLITVIGIVMIYSATRGAEGTVTSNAVSRQILWASLGIAVMLGVVFISQDTVEALSPFFYVVAVLLLVAVLFVGVGKAGERRWFDLGVMRLQPSELAKFAVIFALARYLSRKRTRLDRPLHVAIPLAIVLVPTALVLNQPDLGTSVIYVLLLIPMLYWGGMRPFFLLLLATPVISMLLAFNWFAWIAFLAVLGWVLYVSRLLIVDKVVVFVINVVMGRAGPFLWQALEEYQRHRILAFLNPEKFRFSTGYQLIQSKIAVGSGSVFGKGFLQGTQKNFAFLPERHTDFIFSVLAEEFGFVGCLVVLTLYMYLVIRMLRLASQVRNRFAGLVIVGIASTLFIQSAINIGVTLGLSPVTGMPLPLLSYGGSSLLVTLASIGLVLGMGIRRMEY; encoded by the coding sequence ATGGATAGACGGCGGCTCAGGGACTTCGACTGGGGGCTCTTCCTCGTCACCGTGCTCATCACGGTGATAGGAATCGTCATGATCTACAGCGCGACGCGCGGCGCGGAGGGCACCGTCACGTCGAACGCCGTGTCGCGGCAGATTCTCTGGGCGTCGCTCGGCATCGCAGTCATGCTGGGTGTGGTCTTCATCTCGCAGGACACCGTCGAGGCGCTCTCACCCTTTTTCTACGTCGTCGCGGTCCTGCTCCTGGTCGCGGTCCTCTTCGTCGGCGTCGGCAAGGCGGGGGAGAGGCGCTGGTTCGATCTCGGCGTCATGCGCCTCCAGCCTTCGGAGCTGGCGAAGTTCGCCGTCATCTTCGCGCTGGCCAGATACCTCTCACGGAAGCGGACGCGGCTCGACAGGCCGCTCCATGTCGCCATTCCACTCGCCATCGTCCTCGTGCCGACCGCGCTCGTTCTCAACCAGCCGGACCTCGGAACCTCCGTCATCTACGTTCTGCTGCTCATCCCCATGCTCTACTGGGGAGGTATGAGGCCGTTCTTCCTGCTGCTCCTGGCGACCCCGGTCATCTCGATGCTGCTGGCCTTCAACTGGTTCGCCTGGATAGCCTTCCTGGCGGTACTGGGCTGGGTGCTGTACGTCTCGCGACTGCTCATCGTCGACAAGGTCGTTGTCTTCGTCATCAATGTCGTCATGGGACGTGCCGGTCCGTTCCTGTGGCAGGCCCTCGAGGAGTACCAGCGTCACCGCATTCTGGCCTTCCTCAACCCGGAGAAGTTCCGTTTCAGCACCGGCTACCAGCTCATCCAGTCGAAGATCGCTGTCGGCTCGGGCTCGGTGTTCGGCAAGGGGTTCCTCCAGGGAACGCAGAAGAACTTCGCCTTTCTCCCGGAACGCCACACGGACTTCATCTTCTCCGTCCTCGCCGAGGAGTTCGGTTTCGTCGGCTGCCTTGTCGTCCTGACCCTCTACATGTATCTTGTCATCCGGATGCTCCGCCTTGCGTCCCAGGTCAGGAACCGGTTCGCCGGTCTGGTGATCGTCGGGATAGCGAGCACGCTGTTCATACAGTCCGCCATCAACATCGGCGTCACGCTGGGGTTATCGCCGGTCACGGGCATGCCGCTGCCGCTCCTGAGCTACGGTGGCTCATCGCTGCTCGTCACGCTGGCGTCGATCGGTCTGGTCCTCGGCATGGGGATCCGCAGGATGGAGTACTAG